A portion of the Bacteroidales bacterium genome contains these proteins:
- a CDS encoding DUF488 domain-containing protein, producing MINLFNIGFTQKTAEEFFGILKKNKIDCLVDIRLNPNGQLSRFAFEKDLPFFLDKLVDGCKYVHRVDLAPQNELLKEVRTKGSAMSKDYKLFEKEFNQYLEKKSKIGNFVEQFKNYHNVVLLCSEHTTEKCHRRLVSNMLLNKFSKDIKFGGNLK from the coding sequence ATGATTAATTTATTTAACATTGGTTTTACTCAGAAAACAGCAGAAGAGTTTTTTGGGATTTTGAAAAAAAATAAAATTGATTGTCTTGTTGACATTCGATTAAATCCTAACGGACAACTGTCACGCTTTGCCTTTGAAAAGGATTTGCCTTTCTTTTTGGATAAATTAGTTGACGGTTGCAAATATGTTCATAGAGTTGACTTAGCACCACAAAATGAATTATTAAAAGAAGTAAGAACCAAAGGTTCTGCTATGAGTAAAGATTATAAATTGTTTGAAAAAGAGTTTAATCAATACTTAGAAAAAAAATCAAAAATTGGGAATTTTGTAGAGCAGTTTAAAAATTATCATAATGTTGTTTTACTCTGTTCAGAACATACAACAGAAAAATGCCATAGGAGATTAGTCAGTAATATGTTGCTTAACAAATTTAGTAAGGATATTAAATT
- a CDS encoding DUF488 domain-containing protein — protein MEKRKLYTLGYTLFQNGAVIDIEKMFKTLKEFNVTHLIDVRSMPYSKQYPQCNADNLKAASKHFSISYGHMPELGAKASPTQDVFSKATDIFFESIFPISKSNRPEDTELYADEEIVDFQKFRRNEYFSDGIKRIETAYDNNYKLALICSEKRPIDCHRYFLVSKKIEQKFGEWLDIEHIIKNQNGNIETVSNENINKQLSEIVLNKSEIKKIDVLNSSIFEPAKIDNYFGKTQQEKINDFCDRYWNLMHGWKKAKNTNNQKFEEYD, from the coding sequence ATGGAAAAACGAAAATTATACACTTTGGGCTACACCTTATTTCAAAATGGAGCTGTTATTGACATTGAAAAAATGTTCAAAACATTAAAAGAATTTAATGTTACTCATTTGATTGATGTTCGCTCTATGCCATATTCCAAGCAGTATCCACAATGTAATGCCGACAATTTAAAAGCTGCAAGTAAACATTTCTCCATTTCATATGGTCATATGCCAGAACTGGGAGCAAAAGCAAGTCCAACGCAAGATGTTTTTTCTAAAGCTACTGATATATTTTTTGAAAGCATATTTCCTATTTCAAAAAGCAACCGACCAGAAGATACAGAACTTTATGCTGATGAAGAGATAGTTGATTTTCAAAAATTTAGAAGAAATGAATATTTTTCCGATGGAATAAAAAGAATAGAAACAGCGTATGATAATAATTACAAGCTTGCCCTTATATGTAGCGAGAAAAGACCAATTGACTGTCATAGGTATTTTTTAGTAAGCAAAAAGATCGAACAAAAGTTTGGAGAATGGTTAGATATAGAACATATCATTAAAAATCAAAATGGTAATATTGAAACTGTCTCCAATGAAAATATAAATAAACAGTTATCAGAAATAGTATTAAATAAATCTGAAATAAAAAAAATAGATGTTTTAAATTCTTCAATTTTTGAACCAGCGAAAATTGATAATTATTTTGGAAAAACTCAACAAGAAAAGATAAATGACTTCTGTGACCGTTACTGGAATTTAATGCACGGATGGAAAAAAGCAAAAAATACTAACAATCAAAAATTCGAAGAATATGATTAA